One window of the Rhipicephalus microplus isolate Deutch F79 chromosome 2, USDA_Rmic, whole genome shotgun sequence genome contains the following:
- the LOC142795823 gene encoding uncharacterized protein LOC142795823 isoform X4 — protein MPLLLRILRIQLGTRQQQRQVLQEVRQLKHKCKHLLQIGGRGLREIGVNAMKAVLAHDVQVLYSLHGRKGKRAFVNLRLCRLVTDVICQKAGCDQAEALNFIKRWLPGSGDRCGGRKQRFREAFVVEQPNDPHSECRLSAAGGSWLPAQPQQPGP, from the exons atgc ctctattgctacggatcctgcggatccaacttggcacccggcagcaacaaagacaggttctgcaggaggtgcgacagctgaagcacaag tgcaagcacctcctgcagattgggggacgtggcctccgagaaattggtgtgaatgccatgaaggctgtattggcacatgacgtgcaagtgctgtacagccttcatggcagaaaagggaaaagagcctttgtgaacctgaggctctgtagattagtgacag atgtcatctgccaaaaagcagggtgcgaccaggcggaggccctcaactttattaagaggtggctgccagggtctggtgatcgctgtgggggcaggaagcagcgcttcagagaagcatttgttgtggagcagcccaaTGATCCCCACTctgagtgcagattatcggctgctggcggcagctggcttcctgcccagccacagcagccagggccttga